In Arthrobacter sp. CJ23, the genomic window ACCAGCACATCGTCCTGATCCATGACTCCAACCTGGACCGGACCTCGGACGGCACCGGTCCCGTGGCCGAACGGACGCTCGAGGAACTGCGGGCCCTGGACTTCTCGTCCTGGAAGGGTGCGCGCATCCCGGATGAGTACGGCGGCATCGCGGACCAGCTGCTCACGCTCGATGAGCTCCTCGATATCCTGCGCGGGGCAGGCCGCAGCATCGGCCTCGCGATCGAGCTCAAGCACCCCAGCCCCTACCAGCTCAAGCTCGAGGACCGGGTCCTCGAACTGCTGCTCGCCGAAGGCTGGACCCCGGAAGACTCAGTGCTGGAGAACATCCGGGTCTCCTTCATGAGCTTCAGCCCGGACTCCGTGAAGCATCTGCTCAAGACGGTTCCCGCCGAACACCTCTGCCAATTGGTGGATGACATCACCGTTGAGGAAGTGCGTCAGGAACTTGGTCTCGGCCTGCTGACCGGCGGGGCCGTGGCCAATGTCATGAAGGCTGCGCAGCTGGAGGGCGAACGGATCCTGGACGACGGCGAGGTGGGGATCGCCGGCCCGGGCATCGACTACGTGCGCCAGCATGCCCGCACCGTGCAGCGCTGGCTTGAATCGGGCCGCCGCTTCCGGGTGTGGACCGTGGATGCCGAGAAGGACGTGGCACTCTGCCAAGGACTGGGCATCCACGAAATCACCACCAACAGGCCAGCCCAGGTCCTCGCACAGCTGTAGCCGCGCTGGGCGGTATGGAGCCCCAGCGCGGATGTGATTGAGTGGTCCCATGTCTTTTACCTGGTCCGCCCGAGCCACCCAGGCCCTGTCCGCAACGGCCCTGAGCGCGCTCCTGTTGGCCAGCGCCATGAAGCATTTCCGGTCGCCCTCGTTCTTCTACCCTGTGGTGCCCGACTACCTGTGCCGCAATGACGATGCCGACGCTGACGCCGCTGAGACGGCAGGCGCCAGCGGGACCGCGCTCGCCGCGGCAGCCCCGCGCAACGGTCCCTTGGCGATCATGTCCCGTGAGGAATGGATCGCCGCCACCGGCCTGCTCGAGGCGGCTGCCGCCGTCGGGCTCCTGATCCCCGCAACCCGCAAGGCCGCGGCCGCCGGCACTGCCGCCATGTTCACTACATTCCTTGCAGGGCATATTGATGCCCTCCGCCGGGCCTATGGTCCCGATGGCACGCCGGCTGAGCGTCGCGTCCACACGCTCCGACTGCCCCTGCAGCTGCCGCTGGTGCTGTGGGCCTGGAGGCTGCGGAAGTGAAGCTGCCCGACTCCCCGGCCGTGAAGGTCGGCCTGTCCATCAGCATCGCGACAGGTTTCTACGGGATCTCCTTTGGTGCCCTGTCCGTGGCCTCAGGCTTCGATTTCTGGCAAACCATGGCACTGAGCCTGCTGCTGTTCAGCGGCGGCTCGCAGTTCGCCTTCATCGGTGTGGTGGCCGGCGGCGGATCCGGCGTCGCAGCCATGACAGCCAGTGCCCTGCTCGGCCTGCGCAACGGCATCTACGGGATGCAGATCAATGCGATGCTGCAGCCGCGGGGCTGGCGCAGGTATGCCGCAGCCCAGCTGACCATCGACGAGTCAACCGCCACGGCCTCGGGCCAGAGCGATCAGGACGAGCAGCGGCGCGGCTTCTGGACCGCCGGCATCGGCATATTCCTGTTGTGGAATCTCTTCACCGCCGTCGGCGCCCTGGCCGGCGATGCCATGGGCGACCCCAAACAGTGGGGGCTGGACGGCGCCGCTGTGGCAGCCTTCCTAGGCTTGCTGTGGCCGCGGCTCAAGGGCCGCGAACCCTGGGCCATCGCCGCCGCCTGTGCCCTGGCCACCGTGCTGGCCGTTCCCTTCGTGCCCTCGGGCGTGCCTATTCTGGTGGCGGCTTTGGTGGCCGGCGTGATCGGCTGGTTCAGCCACGCCCGCAAGGACGAGGGCCTGGAGCCGGACATCGACCCCTACGCCCACCCCCACCGCGACAAGCACCACGACGCGGGCCGCGACCATCGGAGCGCCGAATGAACCTCTGGCTCTGGATCCTGATCGCCTGTGCGCTGGCGTACCTCACCAAACTCGTGGGCTACTTCGTGCCGGCCAAGCTGCTGGAAAGCCCGCGCATCATGCACATCGCCGGCACCATGACCATCGGCCTGCTCGCCTCCCTGACCATCGTCAACGCCGTCGCCTCGGGGCAGGGGTTGGTGCTGGACGCCAGGATCGGTGCCCTGGCTGCGGCCGCCGTCGCTCTCTGGCTGCGCGCGCCCTTCCTCGTGGTGGTGATTGTGGGTGCGGCGGCCGCGGCCGTGCTGCGCCTGCTCGGCTGGGGCTGAGCGGGCTAGGAAACCGCCTGGCCGAACGTGACGCCGGGGATATCGGACTGGGCGGGCAGCGGGCGGCTGGGGCGTTCGGTGCGGATGGCGTCCTCGATCAAGGCCACCGGCCGCTCCCAGGCACGCGAACCGGGCTCCATGGTGTCCACGGCGCCGATGAGCATGGCAATCAGGCGGATCATGTCTTCGATGGTGATGTCGCGGCGCAGCGAGCCCTGGCCCTGTCCGCGCTCCAGCAAGGTCTCGATGGAGTCGATGAGACCTCCGGTGATGCCGATGAGCAGCCCGCGGCGGCCGGCGACGGCGCCCAGCAGGTTGGCGTCTTCGCTGGCCACCTGCATCACGGCGTCGATGATGCGGATGAGCCCCACGGCGGCGTCCATGCCGGCCAGGGCGTCCTCGGCCACGGGGTCGACATGGAGGCGCAGCTGCCGCGACAGTGCGGCCAGAACCAGCTGTTCCTTGTCGGAGAAGTTCCGGAAAAGAGTTGCGGGCCCGACGCCGGCCGTCGCGGCGATGGTCTGGAGGGGAACCTCGGGACCCTGCTCCCGGAAGCACTGCCGGGCAGCGGTGATGATCTTGTCTACATTGCGTGCGGCGTCCGCCCTGAGGGGCTTGCGTTCGGAGGGCTGGTCCATGCTGTCAGAGTAGCAATGCAGGCGGCCGCATCCGATTGCCGCGCTGTTGTAATCGGTTATATGACTTCTTGCGCGGGAAAGACTGGATTCCCCGCGCGTGAAACACTGGAGCCATGTTGCTTGCATTCTCTGTCGCTCCGTCCGGCCAGCCCAGCTCTGGCACCGCATCCACCGACGGTTCTGTGCATGACGCCGTGGCCGAAGCCGTACGGATCGTCCGCGAATCCGGCCTGCCGAACCAGACGGACTCCATGTTCACCACCATTGAGGGGGAGTGGGATGAAGTGTTCGACGTCGTCAAGCGCGCCACCGAGGCGGTCGGCAAATACGGCAACCGCGTCTCCCTGGTGATCAAGGCCGACATCCGCCCCGGCTACTCGGGCGAGCTGACTGGCAAGGTGGAGCGTTTGGAGGCTGCGATCTCGGAGCAGAAGGACTAAGGTTCCAACCCCGACGGCGTTCTTCCCCCGCGGACGCACTGGTGCAAGACTGGGGCCCATGATTGAACACGTGACCCAGCCCGGCTGGGTGGCTGTCGAGGAGTACCTGTCTGCCGTCGTCGTGCATCCCGATCCGGCCCATCAGCGGGCGCTGCACTCCGCCGTCGAGGCGGGCATGCCGCCCATCGAGGTGGCGCCGAACGCAGGCAAGCTGCTCAGGATGCTGGTGCAAATGTCCGGAGCGCGGCGGATCCTGGAGATCGGGACGCTTGCCGGGTTCAGCACCATCTGGATGGCACAAGGACTTCCCGAGGACGGCCGGCTGGTCACTTGCGAATATTTGCCCAAGCACGCGCAGGTGGCGCGGGCCAACGTGGATGCCGCGGGAGTGGGCCACAAGGTGGAGATCCGTGTGGGCGCGGCACTTGACTCGCTCCCCACGCTGGTGGAGTACGTGGCCAGGCAGGGCGCTTTCGACTTCGTGTTCATCGACGCGGACAAGGAGAACGATTCCAACTACCTGGACTGGGCCATCCGGCTCGGCAGGCCCGGCACCGTCATTGTCATGGACAACGTCATCTGGGACGGCGCCATCCTGGAACCGGAACGGGACATGATCAATGCCCCGGGAATTGTCAGTGCCCTCGAAATGATGGGCAAGGATCCCCGGCTCGATGCCACGGCCATCCAGACCGTGGGCGCCAAAGGCTGGGACGGTTTCGCGCTGGCGCGCGTCCTCGGGCCTTAGGCCCTGGGGTGCGGCTGGAGGATTAGGCTGGTCCGATGGATTTCACATTGCGCCCGGCAACCGTCGGCGACGCCGCCGAAATGGTGGCCATGCACCTCCGGTCCTGGCGTGAAAGCTACGGACACTTGCTACCGCCTGAATTCTTCGAACTCCAGGAGACGAAGCAAACCGACAGGATTGAGCGGTATCGGAGCGCAATCGCGAACCATCACACCCGGATGCTGGCGCACGATGCTGCAGGCGAACTGGTGGGCATCGCCGCGTCCGGCCCCGGCCGTGACTATGACCGTCCCTGCGAGCTTGAGCTGTTCATGATCTACACGCTGCAGCGCGTCCACGGGCGGGGTATCGGCCAGGCCCTGGTTGACTCCGTGGCGGGCGCCGAGGCGGCCTACCTCTGGGTCCTTGACGACAACCCCCGGGCCCAGGCGTTCTACCGCCGGAACGGCTTCGTGCCCGATGGCAAAAGGCAGCTCTGTTCACCTGAGTGGCACCAACTGCCCGAACACCGGATGGTGCGCCCCGCCGTCGGGCACTGACCCCGGAGCGGGCGTCCCGCCGGTCAACTAGGGTTGAAGCATGACTGAGGCACGGCGCAACTGATGGCGAAACGCGGCAAGGCCGGCAAATCAGACAGGTCGACGGCGGGAGTGGTCGAGGTGCCCGCGGGCACCCGCCCGGACGGTCCCGTGGCGGGCGTCTACTACGTGGACACCGGCGACTGCGAACTCGTGGCGGACCCGGACAACTCCAACGGCTGGCTCCTGAAGATCAACGGCGTGATGAGCTCGCACATCGACCTCGCCGATCCGCTGTTCCTGGACTTTGAGTACATGCGCTGGATCGCGGCGCTGGTCGCGTCCAAGTGGCCGCCCGAAACCCGGCCCAAGCTGCGAGCCCTCCACCTCGGCGGCGGAGCCTGCTCCATGGCCCGGCACTTCCACGCCGCCTACCCGGACGCCCGCCAGGTGGTGGTGGAACTGGACGGCAAGCTCGCCGAATACGTCCGCGGCTGGTTCGACCTCCCCAAGGCGCCCATGCTTCGGATCCGCGTGGGCGAGGCCCGGCAGGTCACGGAGAGCCTCACGCCGCAGACCCGGGACCTCATTATCCGCGATGTCTTTGCCGGGGCTTTCACGCCGCGGGCGCTTACCACGCGCGAATTCAATGACCATGCGGACAGGGTGCTGGCCCCAGGCGGCCTCTACGTGGTGAACTCCGGCGACGCCCCGGACCTCAAGAACGCCCGCGAGGACGCCGCCACCATCGCCGATACCTTCGAACACACCATGATCATCGCCGACCCCGCCATGCTGAAGGGCCGCCGCTACGGCAACATGGTCATGGCCGGCAGCCACGAACCCTTCGGCGACGACCCCCGGCTGGCGCGCACGCTCCTGGGCGGCGCCGTGCCGGCCCACATCTGGGATGACGCGCAGGTGCGGGCCTTCGCCGCGGGCGCCAAGATCCGGCGGGATCCGGCTGAGGCTGCGCCCGAAACCCCGGCGCGAACGGTCAGCTAACGCCCCCAGAACACGGATTTAGGGGCATCAACTGTTCGTTCGCGCCGTCACGTCCTGCCCCAGCAGCGCTTCCCGGTGCGCGGCCGTCTGTTCGCGCAGGGCCTGCGCCACGGCGGCCACGGCCGGGCGGCGCAGGGAATCGGGCCGCAGGACCATCCAGTAGGGCAGGAGCTCAGCGAATTCGGCGGGCAGCAGGCGCACCAGGTCGTTGTGCTGATCGGCCATGAAGCAGGGCAGGAAGCCGATGCCGGCCCCGGCCCGGGTGGCCTCCACATGCACGAACACATTGGTGGAGCTCAGGCCGTCGCGCATGGACGGGACCAGCCGGCGCGGGGCGTCCAGATCGTCCACCTGCAGCATGGAATCCACGAAGTAGACCAGCTGGTGACGGGTCAGTTCCTCGGCGGTTCCGGGGATGCCGTGGACCGCCAGGTACCCGCGCGAGGCATACATGCCCAGCCTGTACTCGCCCAGCCGGTGCGCCTCGGCCCGGTGCACCTGCGGCTCACCCACCACCACCTCGATGTCCAGGCCCGATCGCTGCTGCAGCGCCCGCCGGGTCACCGTGATGATCTCCACGCTGAGCCCCGGATGCGCGTTGCGGAGCCGCGCCACGGCGGGTGCGGCGATGTACGCGCTGAAGCCATCGGTTGCGGTCATGCGCACGACGCCGGTGATCGGGTCCGGCGCGCGGCCGCCCGGTCCCAGCGCGCCCACCGCGGCCTCGATCCGTTCCGCCACCGTCACCGCGCCGGCGCCGAGCTCGGTGACCTCCCAGCCGCCCGCGGCGCGGGCCAGCACCCGGCCACCGAGCGCCTTCTCCAGGGCGGCGATCCTGCGCGAGACGGTGGTGTGGTTCAGTCCCAGTTCCTGGGCCGCCGTCGTGAATTTTCCTGAGCGGGACACCGCGAGGAGGACGAGCAGATCGTCCGGATTCGGATTCATATCTGCAATTTTGCACATACTTGGTGCCCTTTTGGTCATTGAGAGGCCAGGAATCTGCGGCAATACTCAGTGGAGCATTCCGTGCTGTGGATCACAGCACGTGTCAACGAGGACACTAAGGAGATGGACATGAGCGTAGAGCAACGCTCCGGAACAGCAGCAGGGCAGGCGGCGGGCAAGGGCTCGGGCCTGAAGAAGATCGTGGCGGCCTCGATGGTGGGCACGGTGGTGGAGTGGTATGAATTCTTCCTCTACGCCACCGCCGCCACCCTGGTTTTCGGCAAGTACTTCTTTCCGGCCACCGGCAACGAGCTGGACGGCATCATCCAGGCCTTCCTCACCTACGCCGTTGGCTTCGTGGCCAGGCCCCTGGGCGGCATCGTGTTCGGCCAGATCGGCGACAAACTGGGCCGCAAACCCACGCTGCAGCTGACCATCGTGATCGTGGGCGTGGCCACCTTCCTGATGGGCTGCCTCCCGGGCTTCGCCGACATCGGCTACCTGGCCCCCGCGCTGCTGGTGGCCCTCCGCTTCATCCAGGGCTTCGCGCTGGGCGGCGAATGGGGCGGCGCGGTGCTGCTGGTGGCCGAACACAGCCCCAGCAAGTCCCGCGGCTTCTGGTCCAGCTGGCCGCAGGCCGCCGTGCCGGTGGGCAACCTGCTGGCAACTGCGGTGCTGTTCACCATGTCCAGCGTCCTGAGCAGCGAGGCGTTCCTCGGCTGGGGCTGGCGCGTGGCTTTCTGGCTCTCCGCCGTCATCGTGTTCGTCGGCTACTACATCCGCACCCACGTCACCGAGGCGCCCATCTTCCTGGAAGCGAAAGCCCGGCTGGAGAAGGAGCAGGCCGTCAGCTACGGCGTCGGCGAGGTCATCCGCAAGTACCCCAAGGGCATCCTGCAGGCCATGGGCCTGCGCTTCGCCGAAAACATCATGTACTACCTCGTGGTGAGCTTCGCGATCGTCTACCTCAAGAGCGTCCACAAGTACGACACCTCGTCCCTGCTGCTGGCCCTCCTGATCGCCCACGTCATCCACTTCCTGGTCATCCCCCAGGTGGGGCGCCTGGTGGATGCCTGGGGACGCAAGCCCGTGTACCTGGTGGGCGCGGTGGCCGGTGCCGCCTGGCCGTTCTTCGCCTTCCCGATGTTCGATACCCGCAACGCCGCGGTGATCGTGCTGGCCGTGACCATCGGCCTGTGCCTGCACGCGTTCATGTACGCCGGGCAGCCCGCCATCATGTCCGAGCTCTTTCCCACCCGCATGCGCTACTCCGGCGTTTCCCTCGGCTCCCAGGTCACCTCGATCTTCGCCGGTTCGCTGGCGCCGCTCCTGGCCACCCAGTGGCTCAAGGACACCGGATCCTGGGTTCCCACCGCCATCTACCTGGTGGTCGCCTGCGCCATCACCTGCGTCGCGGTGCTTAGCCTGAAGGAAACGCGCGGAGTGGCGCTGGAGGACCTGGACAAGGCCGACGCCGTGCGGCACGGCCTGGCCAGTGCTGCACAGGCAGCCCGCTGATGGACAACACTCTGAACGGCCGCAAGGCTTTGGTGACCGGCGGGGCGAGCGGAATCGGAGCCGCCTGTGCCCGGGCGCTCGCCGCCCGGGGAGCGAAGGTGGTGGTGGCCGACGTCGACGCCGCCGGAGCCGCGGCGCTCGCCGATGAGCTGGGCGGCACCGCCTGGGCCGTGGACCTGCTGGACGTGGACGCCCTGGCGTCCCTCCGGCTGGACTGCGACATCCTCATCAACAACGCCGGCATCCAGAAGGT contains:
- a CDS encoding GNAT family N-acetyltransferase is translated as MDFTLRPATVGDAAEMVAMHLRSWRESYGHLLPPEFFELQETKQTDRIERYRSAIANHHTRMLAHDAAGELVGIAASGPGRDYDRPCELELFMIYTLQRVHGRGIGQALVDSVAGAEAAYLWVLDDNPRAQAFYRRNGFVPDGKRQLCSPEWHQLPEHRMVRPAVGH
- a CDS encoding thiamine-binding protein, which translates into the protein MLLAFSVAPSGQPSSGTASTDGSVHDAVAEAVRIVRESGLPNQTDSMFTTIEGEWDEVFDVVKRATEAVGKYGNRVSLVIKADIRPGYSGELTGKVERLEAAISEQKD
- a CDS encoding O-methyltransferase, with the translated sequence MIEHVTQPGWVAVEEYLSAVVVHPDPAHQRALHSAVEAGMPPIEVAPNAGKLLRMLVQMSGARRILEIGTLAGFSTIWMAQGLPEDGRLVTCEYLPKHAQVARANVDAAGVGHKVEIRVGAALDSLPTLVEYVARQGAFDFVFIDADKENDSNYLDWAIRLGRPGTVIVMDNVIWDGAILEPERDMINAPGIVSALEMMGKDPRLDATAIQTVGAKGWDGFALARVLGP
- a CDS encoding TetR/AcrR family transcriptional regulator — translated: MDQPSERKPLRADAARNVDKIITAARQCFREQGPEVPLQTIAATAGVGPATLFRNFSDKEQLVLAALSRQLRLHVDPVAEDALAGMDAAVGLIRIIDAVMQVASEDANLLGAVAGRRGLLIGITGGLIDSIETLLERGQGQGSLRRDITIEDMIRLIAMLIGAVDTMEPGSRAWERPVALIEDAIRTERPSRPLPAQSDIPGVTFGQAVS
- a CDS encoding MFS transporter, translated to MSVEQRSGTAAGQAAGKGSGLKKIVAASMVGTVVEWYEFFLYATAATLVFGKYFFPATGNELDGIIQAFLTYAVGFVARPLGGIVFGQIGDKLGRKPTLQLTIVIVGVATFLMGCLPGFADIGYLAPALLVALRFIQGFALGGEWGGAVLLVAEHSPSKSRGFWSSWPQAAVPVGNLLATAVLFTMSSVLSSEAFLGWGWRVAFWLSAVIVFVGYYIRTHVTEAPIFLEAKARLEKEQAVSYGVGEVIRKYPKGILQAMGLRFAENIMYYLVVSFAIVYLKSVHKYDTSSLLLALLIAHVIHFLVIPQVGRLVDAWGRKPVYLVGAVAGAAWPFFAFPMFDTRNAAVIVLAVTIGLCLHAFMYAGQPAIMSELFPTRMRYSGVSLGSQVTSIFAGSLAPLLATQWLKDTGSWVPTAIYLVVACAITCVAVLSLKETRGVALEDLDKADAVRHGLASAAQAAR
- a CDS encoding AzlC family ABC transporter permease produces the protein MKLPDSPAVKVGLSISIATGFYGISFGALSVASGFDFWQTMALSLLLFSGGSQFAFIGVVAGGGSGVAAMTASALLGLRNGIYGMQINAMLQPRGWRRYAAAQLTIDESTATASGQSDQDEQRRGFWTAGIGIFLLWNLFTAVGALAGDAMGDPKQWGLDGAAVAAFLGLLWPRLKGREPWAIAAACALATVLAVPFVPSGVPILVAALVAGVIGWFSHARKDEGLEPDIDPYAHPHRDKHHDAGRDHRSAE
- a CDS encoding spermidine synthase is translated as MAKRGKAGKSDRSTAGVVEVPAGTRPDGPVAGVYYVDTGDCELVADPDNSNGWLLKINGVMSSHIDLADPLFLDFEYMRWIAALVASKWPPETRPKLRALHLGGGACSMARHFHAAYPDARQVVVELDGKLAEYVRGWFDLPKAPMLRIRVGEARQVTESLTPQTRDLIIRDVFAGAFTPRALTTREFNDHADRVLAPGGLYVVNSGDAPDLKNAREDAATIADTFEHTMIIADPAMLKGRRYGNMVMAGSHEPFGDDPRLARTLLGGAVPAHIWDDAQVRAFAAGAKIRRDPAEAAPETPARTVS
- a CDS encoding LysR family transcriptional regulator: MNPNPDDLLVLLAVSRSGKFTTAAQELGLNHTTVSRRIAALEKALGGRVLARAAGGWEVTELGAGAVTVAERIEAAVGALGPGGRAPDPITGVVRMTATDGFSAYIAAPAVARLRNAHPGLSVEIITVTRRALQQRSGLDIEVVVGEPQVHRAEAHRLGEYRLGMYASRGYLAVHGIPGTAEELTRHQLVYFVDSMLQVDDLDAPRRLVPSMRDGLSSTNVFVHVEATRAGAGIGFLPCFMADQHNDLVRLLPAEFAELLPYWMVLRPDSLRRPAVAAVAQALREQTAAHREALLGQDVTARTNS
- a CDS encoding glycerophosphodiester phosphodiesterase family protein, which encodes MTSDDFASRRPLVYAHRGASSTFAEHTRAAYLKALADGADGVECDVHLTKDQHIVLIHDSNLDRTSDGTGPVAERTLEELRALDFSSWKGARIPDEYGGIADQLLTLDELLDILRGAGRSIGLAIELKHPSPYQLKLEDRVLELLLAEGWTPEDSVLENIRVSFMSFSPDSVKHLLKTVPAEHLCQLVDDITVEEVRQELGLGLLTGGAVANVMKAAQLEGERILDDGEVGIAGPGIDYVRQHARTVQRWLESGRRFRVWTVDAEKDVALCQGLGIHEITTNRPAQVLAQL
- a CDS encoding AzlD domain-containing protein: MNLWLWILIACALAYLTKLVGYFVPAKLLESPRIMHIAGTMTIGLLASLTIVNAVASGQGLVLDARIGALAAAAVALWLRAPFLVVVIVGAAAAAVLRLLGWG